The window AACAAACCAGATTCATGCGCAAAAGCTTCAGATAACACAAAAACGGATAAAACAGCTGATAATGAAACAACATTTAATAAATAATGCGGAACCAATTTCTTATTAATTGAAAAAGCTAAAGCGTGTGCAAAGGTAAATCCGAAAGTAGTTCCAAATAAAACAATTTTACCAAATTCTAATAATGCCGTTTTAGTAAATCCACCACCACCACCAGCTGTAATAAATTCAAAAACCAAGACAGCAACTAAAGCTCCAATTGGATCTATCAAAATTCCTTCCCACTTTAAAACAGTAGAAACATCTCTTTTTAAAGGTATGTTTCTTAATATTGGTGTTATTACAGTTGGACCTGTTACAATTATTAATCCTGAAAAAAGATACGAAAGCTCCCAACTTAAACCAAAAATATAATGAGCGGTTATTCCTGCTCCAAAAAATGTTACTGCAGAGCCTAAAGTAATTAACTTAGTAATTACTGGACCAACATTTTTAATTTCTTCTCTTTTTAGTGTTAAACCTCCTTCAAAAAGAATAATACTTATTGCTAATGAAACAAAGTAGTATAAACTCTCTCCCGGAAACAAGCCTTTTGTGCCATTCCAAATAGGTTCTATCCATTTAGTTTTATCATCACTTAAAAACTCTGCTGCTATTGGCCCAACTAAAAGACCTATTAAAATTAAGGGTAAAATTGCCGGAATCTTAAATTTCCAAGCAAACCATTGTGCAATTATTCCCAATATTACTATTCCTGCTAATTCTAACATTTAAAAATTTTATAAAAAGCTAAATATAATAGTTTTTTTATAGGCTCTAAGATTTTTCTCTATGAATTGTTAAAAAAAAGGATATATAATTACTTCCATACTGTTTTATTAAGTACAAATTAGTTAATTTCTAAACTTTTTTTCACTTCGTTTCCAAGGTCGTCAATTACTGTTAATGTGTATTTTCCCTTTTTAGGAGTTACTGCAATTTCATGGTAATTTTCTGTCATTTTTAAAAATTCATCATTTAAATACCAATACACTTTTGCTTCTGTATTATTATGTACTAATTTAAAAACAACAGGGTTTGTCTTTCCATCAAAACCTTTTGTTAAACTAACTTTAGTCTGTTTGTCCTTTGGAAAAATAAAAGAAATAGTATTATTTTCTAACGGATTACAACCTGTTTTAAATCTTGGTAGTTGTCTATAATCTGCATTATTTTGTTTATAATAATAGGCCATTAAAGCCGGCAAACTAAACCAAGTTTTTTTAGAAATTGAAGTTATATCTTCACAATTTGCAGTTACACGATACAAATTGTCTTTACTCAACAAAATCTCTTTATGATAAGGACATGACTTGGATTTCAATCCGTTTTGTGGGATTCTTTTTTTGGTTGAAGGACAAATTGGCAACGCCAAATAACCACTTTCGGTACAAATATCTTCTTCAATCAATGCTTCAAAAGGTTCTAAAAACCAATCCGATTTTGGCAATAAATTAAACACATTAAATAATAAAGGTGATGCACTTCCAACACCCGTTAAATCTGCTCTACCTTCTCCGTCTGAGTTTCCAACCCAAACACCAACAACATAATTTGCGTTGGTTCCAATTGCCCAAGCATCTCTATTTCCAAAACTTGTTCCTGTTTTCCATGCTATTTTTTGGGCAGAATCGTAATATTTCCAAGCTTGATCGGTTGCAACACGGTTTACATTTGTCAAGGTTTCTAAGGTTAAAAACCAAGAACCTGCATCTATATTTTTAGGTTGATTAACAATAGTACCAAAACTTACTTTTTTATTTTTAAAATAAGTCGGTTCAACAAATTCATTTGAATAATATTGATGTTTTAATTCTTCAAAATGATTTACCGTTGAAGACATTCCTGCAAATGTTTTACATAAATCCCATAAACTTGCCTCTGCTCCACCTAAAATTAACGATAATCCATAATGATTTGCAGATCTATCAATATGATTTATATTGTATTCCTTTAAATCTTCTCTAAATTTCTCCAATCCGTAACGTTGTAACATTCTAACTGCAGGGATATTCAAAGAACGCGTTAAAGCTTCATTTGCAGGAACAGCTCCATCATATTCTTCATTAAAATTTTTAGGTGTATAACCAGCAATTTCTGTAGGAATATCCGAAACCAATTGTTGTGGTAATAAATCTCCAGATTGTAGCATACTTGCATATAAAAAGGGTTTTAAAACACTTCCCGTACTCCTTCTAGACAATATATTATTTACATTTTTTTGATGTTTTTTATCCGTTGGCGAATTACCAACATAAGCTAAAACTTTTCGGGTTTTAACATCCAAAACCAAAACTGCCATATTAAAAACTTCGTTTTGTTTCACACGATTATAATGCCTTTTAACTAACTGATTTACTTGTTTTTGTAAATGAATATCTAAAGATGTTTCTATGCGATTTCCTTTGTATTTTTTTGAAATTTCTTGCGTTAAATGCGTTGCTGTTGTTGGTAATCTATATGGTTTTTGAGGTAATTCTTCAGCCAAAGCCAATTCTAAAGTTATACTATCAATTATAGCTTCTTTATATAGTTTATGAAGTAATTTATTACGTTTTACTTTTAATTTTTGTTGATTTTTTCCTGGATAAATTAACGATGGAGCATTTGGTAAAACAGCCAACGTTGCACTTTCTGCCCAAGAAAGTTGCGCTGGTTTTAAACCAAAATAACGCCAAGAAGCCATTTCTAATCCTACAACATTACCACCAAAAGGTGCATTAGAAGCGTATAAATTCAGAATTTCTTTTTTTGAATGTCTAAATTCTAATCGCGTTGCAAGAATTACTTCTTTTAGCTTTTCTATATAGCTTCGTTTCTTGTTTTTTCTTGATAAACGAATTACTTGTTGGGTTAACGTACTTCCTCCACGAACCACTTTTCCTGCTTTTCTGTTTTGCTGAAATGCTTTGTAAATTGAAATCGGATTAAAACCAACATGCTTATAAAAATGAGCATCTTCAAACTGAACTATTGCTTGCTGAAACTTTATAGGAATACTATCTGATTTAGGAAATCGCCATTGTCCATCATCTGCAATTACTGCTCCTAACAATTCGTTATTACTTGCTAAAACTACTGTTGAAGTTGGTTCATTAAATAGTTTCTTTGGTAAACAAAAATAATAAGCAACCAATAAAACCAAAAGAACTATCAGTTTCTTTGGATGCGTTTTTATGATGTTTTTTAGCTTTTCCATTTTCTTTTTCTGTCATTCCTGCGCAGGCAGGAATCTATTCTTACTCTTTGTGGATTCCTGCTTTCGCAGGAATGACAAAAGCGTTGACATTACTTAACAACTTTAATCCACTGTCCTTTTGTACGCGCAACATAATCATTGTCATACATTGCTTCTACTTGTGTTCCTGGTAAATAATAATCCCCTAAATAAGATGCATTTAGTAAAATTTTAAATGTTTTTTGGTCATTTCTTCCTAATGAAAAGTAATAATTTACACGATCATCTCTAATATCAGTATAATCAACTTTAGTATTTTGTTGCCCTCCAAAATCAGTAAAACGCGTATTGACAATCTCCCAACCTGAAGGTAAAATCTGAGTTAAAGCAACATTATCAACAGTATTGGTTGATGTATTTTTCACAAATACTTCAGCTACAATATTAGTTCCTTGTTGTAATTCTTTTGGAGAAATTATTTTTCCTTCTTTTGTTTTATAATGAACATAAACTTCTAAGTTTTTCTGAAAAACTTCTTCACTACCAGCTGGTAAAATTCCTTCTGAAGTAATAGTTGCATATAAAATTCCGTTTGAATTATTCTTAACTTCTAAAGAATTATCTTTCTGAATAGCAGTCAGTTTTGTATCAAAAAGCGATTTATTTGTTGTTGCATTTACATTTTTTCCATTGAAAGAAAATGTTGCGTTTACACTTTTAGCTTGTTCATTTTGCATCACAAATTTTGCAATTGCTAATAAACTATATGAAGTAGTTTGTGTGCTCATCCACTTCTCACTTGACAATTTATCAGCTATTTTTTTTGCTAATTTTATCGACTTCACATCATCTTTTAACAAAGAATACGTTTCCAAAGCCATTGCATCATCTCTGGTTTCAGAACCATAATAGTAATATCTTCTTTTCTTTGTTTCAGTAGATAATGTGTTTAAAATGTTTTTAGCAATCGATTTTTTACCAATTAAAGCATACGCCATTGCTAATCTCATTTTTGATTCATTAGAAATGTTTTTCGTTTCACGCAAACGATTCATTGAAGCTAAATCTGGTGTTGTTGCCAAAGCCAACGTATATAATCTGTAGGCTTGCGCCAATTCATTTCCATATCGATTGTCTTTTCTCCAATTACGTGCTTGTTGTTTTTGGTACGAAACCCAGCTATTTTTAAACCCAATTGGCAACACATAACCTTGTTTTTCTGCTTCTAATAAGAAATGACCTGCGTATGTTGTTCCCCAATCGTTTGCATTGTTATTTCCACTCCAATAAGACAATCCGCCATTTGATAATTGAAATCCAGATAATCGACTTATTGCATGTTTAATATTTCGTTCTACGGAAGCTTTTTTCTCATTCGATAAATCGAATAACTTTCTTAAATATAACTGCGGAAAAGCGCCAGATGTTGTTTGCTCTACACAACCATGTGGATAACGAACCAAGTAATTCAATCGTTTTGTAAAATTCATTGGTGGCAACGTAGAAAATTCTACACTTGCTTTGTTAGTTCCAACAGTTCCGAAAGAATTAAAGTTAAACGTTTTAGTTTCATTTCCTTTTAAAACAATATCATAGGTTTTTGTGGTAACCGGATTCGGGTTTACAACATCTATTTCTACTGAATAATTAGCTTTTTCTTTTCCAGAACTTGCCACAACATCTACTTTACCAATACCTTTAAAATCATTTACTTTCACTTTAAAATAAACCATTTTTTCATCTGGTTGCTTAAAATTAACTGTTTGTGTTTTGTTACCAATAACAGTAAATGATGGATTTGGTTTTAAACTTACAGAGACATTTTTTACATGATTTTTCATTGCAAACACGGTAACTGGCAATGTAACAGTTTCTGATGGTGTAATTTTTCTTGGTAAGGAAGCTAATATCATTAAAGGTTTACGTACAAAAACAGTTTTTTCTGCGCTTCCGTAAGCATCTTTTTTAGTATCACTTGCAACAACCATTGCTCTAACGGAACCAATATATTTTGGAATATTTACTACATGAGATTGCGTTTTACCAGCAGCTAATGTAAACGGACCTAAATACGTTACCATTGGTTTAAATCGGTTTGCTTTTTTGTTTTTACTTCCTGCTTCTGTTTCATCTCCACCAATACTCAAAATTTGATTTATTTTTCCGCCGTAGGCACCAATAACATCATCAAAAATATCCCAAGTTTTTACACCTAAAGATTGTTTGGCAAAGAAAACATTCCATGCATTTGGTGTTTTAAATCTTGTTAAATCTAACAAACCATCATCAACTAAAGCCAACGTATATGTCATTGGTTTTCCGTTTGTTTCCGTAACTTTTATAGTTGTACTTTCTTCTGGTCTAATTTCATCAGGCATCGAAATTACAGGTTGTAATTTTGTTGCTGGATTTTCTACCAACATTGGCATAGAACCGTACATTCTTATTGGTAAATCGTTTTTGGTTTCGTTATGTTTTTGCAATAATGAAATGTTTACAAATACATTTGGCGTGTATGTTTTTAGAACAGGAAATGTAAATTCAGTTTGATTTTTAGCCGTTTCCACCCAAAAACTCTCTAACACTTCTACGCCATTTTCAATAGTAATTAATGCTCTTTGGCCTACTGAAGAAGGAAACTTTACGGTTGCTTTTTCATCAACTTTATAGCTTTCTTTATCGGTTGTAAATTGCAATAAAGTAGCGTTATTCTGATTCGATTTCTTTTTATTATACCAAGAAGGCCAATCGAAATAAACAATTTCAGAAGTACTGTGTTTTCCTGTTTTATCGGTTACTTTTATCAAATATCTTCCCCAATCATTTTCGTCAACTTTAAATTTAAATTGTCCTTTTCCGTTAGACGAAGTACTTGTTACAAGCTGTTTGTACGATTTATGAAATTGAGAACCGTCATAACGAGATAAATTATCATCTCCTGTGCTCCACCACCATCTCCAAGAAAGAGAATAAATTTTTACTTCAACATTTTTTAGCGAAATTGGCTTCCCTTTTTCAGTAATTGAAGCAATATTAAACGTGTATTCTTTATCTGTATATAAATAATTTTTAGAGCCTTTTTCAATTGGAGATTCTACACCAACATAACGAGCAAATGGAGATAGTTTTTTACTAAAAACATCGGTACTAAAATCGCCTCCATTTTCATAGGCTTTTGTAATAAACGAAGCTTTTAACATTCCTGGAGCTTTGTTTTTCAGCGTTGGTTTTACAGAAAAATTTGCAGTTCCTGTTGCTGATAATTTTCCATCAAAAATTGAAAACTCTTCCGTTTTAAAGCTTTTTGTTACATCATCAAAATTATAATTTTTGAAGTTTTTAAATTCGGTTTTTGTTGGACTGAATTTCCCGTTAATATCTAATTTTAAACTTTTTGCAATAGCTCCATGCAGCCATTTTACTTCTACATCACCAGAAACAGCAGCGTCAGAAGTGAAAATTTCTGTATCTGTTTTCAACTTAATTTTTAAACGATTTGGTTTAATAGTTTCAACTTTTATTGTTTTATTAAAAATAGCACCACCAACGGTAGTTTTTACTTTCCAATTTCCTGTTGGCGCATCTTGATTTGTTTTTGTAGTATACGCATAAACATTCTCTGGATTTTTATGCAAAATTTTACGGTCTATAATTTTTCCATGCGGATTTGTTAATTCGAATTTTATTGGATGACCTTCAGGAATCGGATTTGCATTATCATTTAAAACAAATGTTAAAAAAATATTGTCTCCAGGACGCCAAACACCACGTTCTCCATATACATATCCTTTTATTCCTTTTTGAAGTTTTATTCCAGAAACATCAAACTTACTCATAGAAAGTGCTTCACCATCATTTAGTTTTACATACGTTGTATTATTTCCTTTAGAAATAACGGCAAAATATGCTTGTGGTGCATTCTCAATACGCGCTGTTCCGTCTGAACTTGTTTTAGTTGTTTTTACTTCTTGCTGTTGTAGATTAAGTAATTTCACAGTTGCATTACTTACAGGTTTTGTAGTTAATAAATCTGTAACTGCAATAAAAAGTGAATTATTAGTTCCTTTTTTTATGGTAACTCCTAAATTTGAAGCTACAATATTTTTAGTAATATTTTTATTGTAGTAATAAGATGAAGTACACGGATTGTCTCTATCGTTCCAATTGTAATTTCTGTAATTATAATTGTTATAGTAGTTTGTAGAATTATAAAACGCATCATCTAATTCTTTTTTACCATAAATTATACTTGTGTTATTCTCTTTTCCATCACATTGATACGCAGCATATTCTTGAATAAAATTCAATTCCAAACGATACATCGCACCTGCTTCTGGCGTAATAATTTCAGCTAAATCAATTGCAAAAGCATTGTTTTTATCCAGTTTTAAACCACCACTTGCTAAGTTTATAGTGTGTGAAGCAACTGGGCGGCCAACTGTACGAATATAACCAGCGTTACTTATTTTATTTTGCTGTAAAAATTGCAACATATTGTCTTTATAGACTTTGTAAACTGTTGCATCAACAGCTTTTAAATTTACTGCTTGAAAGTTTACTTTTAAGTTTTCAGAACTTGGTAAAATAGTACCGCTTTGTAAAAAACTAATAGCAGGTTTTGGTTGTTCAAAAAATAATTTTCTAATGGTATTTTCTTTTAATGAATATCCATCTGTATTTTTAATTCCGCTAAACACTTCCAGCTCTACAGCTTCTTTATGTGCTGTTTTAGGAAAAATTGTTACTTTATTTTTATCAATTTTATAGGTAAACTTGGTGTTTTTTGTATTGTTGAAAGCAATTAGTCCATTTAAATTCTGATTAGTTTTTATTGGATCAGAAAAACTAATTGCTATTTCTTGATTTCCATCTTTAGAAACATCAATTGCTGTAATTTTAAAATTGCTTTTACCAATTATAGCAATTTCCCTTTCGCCTTTTGAAGAAGAGTTAATCGATTTTCCATTCCAAAATAATTCCAGTTTTTCATCATTTTCAGAACGCTGAATGCTATCAATGGTAAAACTAATTTTTGAAGCGTATTTTTCAGTTGCATCAAACTGAATAGGAATGTTTTTGTTTTTGTATGTTGCCGTTACAATGTTTTCTAATTTAGAAGTTTCTATAACGTCGTTTGCACTTATAACGCCGTCTATATAATTCCAATTTTTATCATAACTCTGCGGAGAAAAATTATTGACAACAAATACTTGTTCTTTGGTTTTCACCTTAAAAACAAAATCTTTTTTATCCGTAGGAACACCAGTATAAATACCTGATAAATTGGCAGTTACAATATATTCTTGATTTCCTTGTAGTTTTTCAGTTGGTGTAAACACAAGCGTATTTCCTTCAATAGAAACTGTTCCTTTTACATTTGGAGAAAGTGTAATTATGTTTTCTGGAATAGCAGAAGAAGCTATCGGTTTTACCAATTGCACCTTTATTTTATCAGTTGTAGAAATAATCTCTTTTGGAAAATGACTTACAAATTCAACAAAATCATTGGTTTTAGAAACTTCTTTTGTAGTCTTTTTACAAGAAACAATACTTAATAAGAAAACTGCTGTAAACAGGTAAACATACTTTTTCATAATACAAAATTTTAAATGCAATCAAATTTAATTAATTTAAAGCATACAAAACTGTACAAATTAGAAAGTGTTCTGTTTTATTGAGAATTCGTTAAAAGAAAATTTAGTTGGAGTATTTTTTAGACACAGATTTCACGAATTAACACAGATAAATGAGTAAATTCTATTTAAAATTAGTGTAAATCAGTGAAATCTGTGTCTTATTTTTTAAATAGTATGAATCCTAACTTTCTTACTTTTTAAACGTGTATTATTTAGTTTTTCAACCAAATTAGTAGCTTCAGAAACTGGTACAGCAATAAAAGCACAATCTTGCTTTAATTCTATAACACCTAATTGATCTTTGGTTAAATCGCCTTTTTTAAAGAATAAACCAGCAATATCACCTTTAGAAATCTTGTCTTTTCTTCCGCCAGAAATAAATAAGGTTTCCCAATATTGCGCTTTTACTTTTTCTTTTGAAGTAATATTTGCATTCGTTGCTCCTTTTATAAAATCTGGTAAATGTTCTTTTTCCCACTTTAAAACATACGCAGTTCCTTTGGCGTCAACTCTTGCTGTTCTACCATTTCTGTGCGTAAACTCTTCTAAACGTTCTGGAAGTTCATAATGCGCAATAAATTTAAGCTCAGGAATATCAATTCCTCTTGCTGCTAAATCTGTAGCAATTAAAACTCTACTGGTTCCGTTTCTAAATTTTATTAACGAGCGTTCTCTATCTTTTTGCTCCATTCCGCCAGAAAAACAACTATGGCTTATCTTATTTTTCTCAAGAAAAGTACTTACATGCTGAATACTATCTTTTAGGTTACAGAAAATAATTCCAGGTTGATTACCAACATGACGTAATAAATCTAACAACGTCTGATTCTTATTTTTAGCCGGAGAATTCACAATTTTAATATCTAATTTCTTAGATTTTTTTCCTGTTAAGTAATTTAAAGTCTTTGCATTATTTAAACCCACAAAACCAGGAATTTCAGCTTCTTGCGTTGCCGAAGTTAAAATACGTTTACTAAGATTTGGCAATTGATTAATAATTCCGCGCATTTCATATTCAAAACCAACCTCTAAAGACTTATCAAACTCATCTAAAATTAAGGTTTTTATGCTATCTTTAGAAAAACGATCGTTAGCAAAATGATCCGAAATTCTTCCTGGAGTACCAATTAAAATACTTGGTGTGTGCTTAATTTCAATTTTATCCTTCGCCATTGAACGTCCGCCGTAAACTGCATTTACTTTAAAACCAGTTCCCATTTCACGAATAACTTGCTCAATTTGAATTGCCAATTCTCTAGACGGAACCAAAATTAAAACCTGAATATCTTTATTCTCAGGGTCAATTAATTTAAGCGTTGGTAACAAAAAAGCCAATGTTTTTCCCGTTCCCGTAGGCGATAAAATCACTGTATTTGCAGTTTCCTCAACAACAGCAATAGCTTCATTTTGCATTTCATTTAGTTCGTAGATATTTAGTTTTGCTAAAATCTCATCCTGTCCTTTTATATTATTTGCCATACCGTTGTAAAACTTAATTTTTTGCAAAGATAGTTAGTCTTACACCAGAAACTCCGTTCAACTGTTTTTTTATTTTTTTGAAGCTGTTTCCTGCTTTCACTACTCGCTGTTTCGTTCCTCAACGAGCTCAAACAAGCCGTTCAATCAGGGCTAAACTTGTTTGCTAACTAATTAACTTTTATGAACAATATTTTTTACTTTTGCCACAAGAAACCACAACCATGTTAGGATTACAATTCGAAACCGAAACTTCTTGGGCAGACATTGCCA of the Tenacibaculum todarodis genome contains:
- a CDS encoding Ig-like domain-containing alpha-2-macroglobulin family protein; the encoded protein is MKKYVYLFTAVFLLSIVSCKKTTKEVSKTNDFVEFVSHFPKEIISTTDKIKVQLVKPIASSAIPENIITLSPNVKGTVSIEGNTLVFTPTEKLQGNQEYIVTANLSGIYTGVPTDKKDFVFKVKTKEQVFVVNNFSPQSYDKNWNYIDGVISANDVIETSKLENIVTATYKNKNIPIQFDATEKYASKISFTIDSIQRSENDEKLELFWNGKSINSSSKGEREIAIIGKSNFKITAIDVSKDGNQEIAISFSDPIKTNQNLNGLIAFNNTKNTKFTYKIDKNKVTIFPKTAHKEAVELEVFSGIKNTDGYSLKENTIRKLFFEQPKPAISFLQSGTILPSSENLKVNFQAVNLKAVDATVYKVYKDNMLQFLQQNKISNAGYIRTVGRPVASHTINLASGGLKLDKNNAFAIDLAEIITPEAGAMYRLELNFIQEYAAYQCDGKENNTSIIYGKKELDDAFYNSTNYYNNYNYRNYNWNDRDNPCTSSYYYNKNITKNIVASNLGVTIKKGTNNSLFIAVTDLLTTKPVSNATVKLLNLQQQEVKTTKTSSDGTARIENAPQAYFAVISKGNNTTYVKLNDGEALSMSKFDVSGIKLQKGIKGYVYGERGVWRPGDNIFLTFVLNDNANPIPEGHPIKFELTNPHGKIIDRKILHKNPENVYAYTTKTNQDAPTGNWKVKTTVGGAIFNKTIKVETIKPNRLKIKLKTDTEIFTSDAAVSGDVEVKWLHGAIAKSLKLDINGKFSPTKTEFKNFKNYNFDDVTKSFKTEEFSIFDGKLSATGTANFSVKPTLKNKAPGMLKASFITKAYENGGDFSTDVFSKKLSPFARYVGVESPIEKGSKNYLYTDKEYTFNIASITEKGKPISLKNVEVKIYSLSWRWWWSTGDDNLSRYDGSQFHKSYKQLVTSTSSNGKGQFKFKVDENDWGRYLIKVTDKTGKHSTSEIVYFDWPSWYNKKKSNQNNATLLQFTTDKESYKVDEKATVKFPSSVGQRALITIENGVEVLESFWVETAKNQTEFTFPVLKTYTPNVFVNISLLQKHNETKNDLPIRMYGSMPMLVENPATKLQPVISMPDEIRPEESTTIKVTETNGKPMTYTLALVDDGLLDLTRFKTPNAWNVFFAKQSLGVKTWDIFDDVIGAYGGKINQILSIGGDETEAGSKNKKANRFKPMVTYLGPFTLAAGKTQSHVVNIPKYIGSVRAMVVASDTKKDAYGSAEKTVFVRKPLMILASLPRKITPSETVTLPVTVFAMKNHVKNVSVSLKPNPSFTVIGNKTQTVNFKQPDEKMVYFKVKVNDFKGIGKVDVVASSGKEKANYSVEIDVVNPNPVTTKTYDIVLKGNETKTFNFNSFGTVGTNKASVEFSTLPPMNFTKRLNYLVRYPHGCVEQTTSGAFPQLYLRKLFDLSNEKKASVERNIKHAISRLSGFQLSNGGLSYWSGNNNANDWGTTYAGHFLLEAEKQGYVLPIGFKNSWVSYQKQQARNWRKDNRYGNELAQAYRLYTLALATTPDLASMNRLRETKNISNESKMRLAMAYALIGKKSIAKNILNTLSTETKKRRYYYYGSETRDDAMALETYSLLKDDVKSIKLAKKIADKLSSEKWMSTQTTSYSLLAIAKFVMQNEQAKSVNATFSFNGKNVNATTNKSLFDTKLTAIQKDNSLEVKNNSNGILYATITSEGILPAGSEEVFQKNLEVYVHYKTKEGKIISPKELQQGTNIVAEVFVKNTSTNTVDNVALTQILPSGWEIVNTRFTDFGGQQNTKVDYTDIRDDRVNYYFSLGRNDQKTFKILLNASYLGDYYLPGTQVEAMYDNDYVARTKGQWIKVVK
- a CDS encoding DEAD/DEAH box helicase, which produces MANNIKGQDEILAKLNIYELNEMQNEAIAVVEETANTVILSPTGTGKTLAFLLPTLKLIDPENKDIQVLILVPSRELAIQIEQVIREMGTGFKVNAVYGGRSMAKDKIEIKHTPSILIGTPGRISDHFANDRFSKDSIKTLILDEFDKSLEVGFEYEMRGIINQLPNLSKRILTSATQEAEIPGFVGLNNAKTLNYLTGKKSKKLDIKIVNSPAKNKNQTLLDLLRHVGNQPGIIFCNLKDSIQHVSTFLEKNKISHSCFSGGMEQKDRERSLIKFRNGTSRVLIATDLAARGIDIPELKFIAHYELPERLEEFTHRNGRTARVDAKGTAYVLKWEKEHLPDFIKGATNANITSKEKVKAQYWETLFISGGRKDKISKGDIAGLFFKKGDLTKDQLGVIELKQDCAFIAVPVSEATNLVEKLNNTRLKSKKVRIHTI
- the pbpC gene encoding penicillin-binding protein 1C, which codes for MEKLKNIIKTHPKKLIVLLVLLVAYYFCLPKKLFNEPTSTVVLASNNELLGAVIADDGQWRFPKSDSIPIKFQQAIVQFEDAHFYKHVGFNPISIYKAFQQNRKAGKVVRGGSTLTQQVIRLSRKNKKRSYIEKLKEVILATRLEFRHSKKEILNLYASNAPFGGNVVGLEMASWRYFGLKPAQLSWAESATLAVLPNAPSLIYPGKNQQKLKVKRNKLLHKLYKEAIIDSITLELALAEELPQKPYRLPTTATHLTQEISKKYKGNRIETSLDIHLQKQVNQLVKRHYNRVKQNEVFNMAVLVLDVKTRKVLAYVGNSPTDKKHQKNVNNILSRRSTGSVLKPFLYASMLQSGDLLPQQLVSDIPTEIAGYTPKNFNEEYDGAVPANEALTRSLNIPAVRMLQRYGLEKFREDLKEYNINHIDRSANHYGLSLILGGAEASLWDLCKTFAGMSSTVNHFEELKHQYYSNEFVEPTYFKNKKVSFGTIVNQPKNIDAGSWFLTLETLTNVNRVATDQAWKYYDSAQKIAWKTGTSFGNRDAWAIGTNANYVVGVWVGNSDGEGRADLTGVGSASPLLFNVFNLLPKSDWFLEPFEALIEEDICTESGYLALPICPSTKKRIPQNGLKSKSCPYHKEILLSKDNLYRVTANCEDITSISKKTWFSLPALMAYYYKQNNADYRQLPRFKTGCNPLENNTISFIFPKDKQTKVSLTKGFDGKTNPVVFKLVHNNTEAKVYWYLNDEFLKMTENYHEIAVTPKKGKYTLTVIDDLGNEVKKSLEIN